In Callospermophilus lateralis isolate mCalLat2 chromosome 19, mCalLat2.hap1, whole genome shotgun sequence, the following are encoded in one genomic region:
- the Mlst8 gene encoding target of rapamycin complex subunit LST8 isoform X4: protein MNTSPGTVGSDPVILATAGYDHTVRFWQAHSGICTRTVQHQDSVNALEITPDRSMIAAAGYQHIRMYDLNSNNPNPIISYDGVNKNIASVGFHEDGRWMYTGGEDCTARIWDLRSRNLQCQRIFQVNAPINCVCLHPNQAELIVGDQSGAIHIWDLKTDHNEQLIPEPEVSITSAHIDPDASYMAAVNSTGNCYVWNLTGGIGDEVTQLIPKTKIPAHTRYALQCRFSPDSTLLATCSADQTCKIWRTSNFSLMTELSIKSSNPGESSRGWMWGCAFSGDSQYIVTASSDNLARLWCVETGEIKREYGGHQKAVVCLAFNDSVLG, encoded by the exons ATGAACACATCCCCAGGCACAGTGGGCAGTGACCCAGTCATTTTGGCTACCGCGGGCTATGACCACACTGTGCGGTTCTGGCAGGCCCACAGTGGAATCTGCACTCGCACTGTGCAGCACCAGGACTCC GTGAATGCATTGGAGATCACCCCAGATCGCAGCATGATTGCTGCTGCAG GTTACCAGCACATCCGCATGTATGATCTCAACTCCAATAACCCCAATCCCATCATCAGCTATGACGGAGTCAATAAGAACATAGCATCTGTGGGCTTTCATGAGGACGGCCGCTGGATGTACACAGGCGGGGAGGACTGTACAGCCCGAATCTGGGATCTCAG GTCTCGGAACCTGCAGTGCCAGCGGATCTTCCAGGTGAATGCACCCATTAACTGTGTGTGCCTGCATCCCAACCAG GCAGAGCTCATCGTGGGTGACCAGAGCGGTGCTATCCACATCTGGGATCTGAAAACAGATCACAATGAGCAGCTGATCCCTGAACCTGAGGTCTCCATCACATCTGCCCACATTGACCCTGATGCTAGCTACATGGCAGCAGTCAATAGCACT GGAAACTGTTACGTCTGGAATCTGACAGGGGGCATTGGTGATGAAGTGACCCAGCTTATCCCCAAGACCAAGATACCAGCTCATACACGCTATGCCCTGCAGTGCCGCTTTAGCCCTGATTCCAC GCTCCTTGCCACCTGCTCAGCTGACCAGACATGCAAGATTTGGAGGACATCCAATTTCTCCCTGATGACAGAGCTCAGCATCAAGAGCAGCAATCCTGGGGAGTCATCTCGAGGTTGGATGTGGGGCTGTGCCTTCTCAGGGGACTCTCAGTACATTGTTACAG CTTCCTCTGACAACCTGGCCCGGCTCTGGTGTGTGGAGACTGGAGAGATTAAGAGAGAGTATGGTGGCCACCAGAAAGCTGTCGTCTGTTTGGCGTTCAATGACAGTGTGCTTGGCTAG
- the Caskin1 gene encoding caskin-1 isoform X2 — protein sequence MGKEQELVQAVKAEDVGTAQRLLQRPRPGKAKLLGSTKKINVNFQDPDGFSALHHAALNGNTELITLLLEAQAAVDIKDNKGMRPLHYAAWQGRKEPMKLVLKAGSAVNIPSDEGHIPLHLAAQHGHYDVSEMLLQHQSNPCMVDNSGKTPLDLACEFGRVGVVQLLLSSNMCAALLEPRPGDTTDPNGTSPLHLAAKNGHIDIIRLLLQAGIDINRQTKSGTALHEAALCGKTEVVRLLLDSGINAQVRNTYSQTALDIVHQFTTSQASKEIKQLLREASAALQVRATKDYCNNYDLTSLNVKAGDIITVLEQHPDGRWKGCIHDNRTGNDRVGYFPSSLGEAIIKRAGSRAGSEPSPPQGGGSSGPSAPPEEIWVLRKPSAGGDRSGSLSSVAGSRGSGAHALHAGSEGVKLLATVLSQKPVSESSPGDSPIKPPEGSTGTTRSQPPAAHTGQVYGEQLPKKLEPASEGKANLAVWLSMIGLAQYYKVLVDNGYENIDFITDITWEDLQEIGITKLGHQKKLMLAVRKLAELQKAEYAKYEGGPLRRKAPQSLETMAIESPPPPEPAPADCQSPKMTTFQDSELSGELQAAMTGPTEVGAAAAEKPSNHLPPTPRATVRQEPSLGGRARHMSSSQELLGDGPPGPGSPMSRSQEYLLDEGLAPGTPPKEARPGRHGHSIKRASVPPVPGKPRQVLPPGASHFTPPQTPTKAQPGSPQALGGPHGPAPATAKVKPTPQLLPPTERPMSPRSLPQSPTHRGFAYVLPQPVEGEAGPAAPGPAPPPMPATVPTLCLPPEADLEPGRPKKRAHSLNRYAASDSEPERDELLVPTAAGPYATVQRRVGRSHSVRAPAGTDKNVNRSQSFAVRPRKKGPPPPPPKRSSSAMASANLADEPAPDVEIEDGRLGVRAQRRRASDLAGSVDTGSAGSVKSIAAMLELSSIGGGGRAARRPPEGHPTARPASPEPGRVATVLASVKHKEAIGPDGEVVNRRRTLSGPVTGLLATARRGPGEPEDQGHFVEDGAARQRPRGPAKGETSVEGPPLARVEASATLKRRIRAKQSQQENVKFILTESDTVKRRPKAKEREAGPEPPPPLSVYQNGSATMRRRPASEQAGAPELPPPPPPAEPPPTDLMHLPPLPLPDSDARKPAKPPVSPKPVLAQPVPKIQGSPTPASKKVPLPGPGSPEVKRAHGTPPPVSPKPPPPPTAPKPAKTAAGLQSGSASPSPAPSPARQPPAALAKPASTPPSLTASPAKPPSPGAPALHVPTKPPRAAAAGAAGAAGAAGAPIAPDGASPGDSARQKLEETSACLAAALQAVEEKIRQEDGQGPRPSAVAEKSTGSILDDIGSMFDDLADQLDAMLE from the exons ATGGGGAAGGAGCAGGAGCTGGTGCAGGCGGTGAAGGCGGAGGACGTGGGGACCGCGCAGAGGCTGCTGCAGAGGCCGCGGCCGGGGAAGGCCA AACTCCTAGGATCCACCAAGAAGATCAATGTCAACTTCCAGGATCCAGATGG CTTCTCAGCCCTGCACCATGCAGCCCTGAATGGCAACACAGAACTAATCACCCTGCTGCTGGAGGCTCAGGCTGCTGTGGACATCAAGGACAACAAAG GCATGCGGCCTTTGCACTATGCAGCCTGGCAAGGCCGGAAGGAGCCCATGAAACTGGTGCTGAAGGCAGGCTCGGCGGTGAACATCCCATCTGATGAGGGCCACATCCCCCTGCACCTGGCGGCCCAGCACGGTCATTATGATGTG TCAGAGATGCTGCTGCAGCACCAATCCAACCCATGCATGGTAGACAACTCTGGGAAGACGCCCCTGGACCTGGCCTGTGAGTTCGGCCGTGTTGGG GTGGTCCAGCTGCTCCTGAGCAGCAATATGTGTGCGGCCTTGCTGGAGCCCCGCCCAGGAGACACCACTGACCCCAACGGCACCAGCCCCCTGCACCTCGCAGCCAAGAATGGCCACATTGACATCATCAG ACTCCTCCTCCAAGCCGGCATTGACATTAACCGCCAGACCAAGTCTGGCACAGCCCTGCACGAGGCTGCACTCTGTGGGAAGACGGAAGTTGTTCGACTGCTATTGGAT AGCGGGATCAATGCCCAGGTGAGGAACACCTATAGCCAGACGGCACTGGACATTGTGCATCAGTTCACCACATCCCAGGCCAGCAAGGAGATCAAGCAGCTGCTGCGAG AGGCTTCGGCAGCCCTGCAGGTCCGGGCGACCAAGGATTATTGCAACAATTATGATCTGACCAGCCTCAACGTGAAGGCCGGGGACATCATCACA GTCCTGGAGCAGCATCCAGATGGCCGGTGGAAGGGCTGTATTCATGACAACAGAACAGGCAATGACCGAGTGGGCTACTTCCCTTCCTCTTTGGGTGAGGCTATCATCAAGCGAGCAG GTTCCCGAGCAGGCAGTGAGCCAAGCCCACCCCAGGGAGGTGGCTCGTCAGGGCCCTCTGCACCCCCAGAGGAGATCTGGGTGCTAAGGAAGCCTTCTGCAG GTGGTGACCGCAGTGGCAGCTTGAGCAGTGTGGCTGGTAGCCGAGGCAGTGGAGCTCATGCCCTGCATGCAGGCTCTGAAGGGGTCAAG CTCCTGGCAACTGTGCTTTCCCAGAAGCCTGTCTCTGAGTCCAGCCCAGGGGATAGCCCCATCAAGCCTCCAGAGGGCTCTAcag GTACTACCCGGTCCCAACCTCCAGCAGCCCACACTGGGCAAGTCTACGGGGAGCAGCTGCCCAAGAAGCTGGAGCCTGCCTCAGAGGGCAAG GCTAACCTGGCTGTGTGGCTGTCCATGATTGGCCTGGCCCAGTACTACAAGGTGCTGGTGGACAACGGCTATGAGAACATTGACTTCATCACTGACATCACCTGGGAGGACCTGCAGGAGATTGGCATCACCAAGCTCG GACACCAGAAGAAGTTGATGCTGGCAGTGAGGAAGCTGGCAGAGCTGCAGAAAGCAGAATACGCCAAGTATGAGGGAGGACCTCTGCGCCGGAAGGCACCCCAGTCACTTGAAACGATGGCCATTGAGTCACCGCCCCCACCTGAGCCTGCCCCAGCTGACTGCCAGTCTCCTAAGATGACCACTTTTCAAGACAGTGAGCTCAGTGGTGAGCTGCAGGCAGCCATGACTGGCCCAACAGAGGTGGGTGCCGCTGCTGCTGAGAAGCCCTCCAACCACCTGCCGCCCACCCCAAGAGCTACCGTGCGGCAGGAGCCCAGCTTGGGTGGAAGGGCTCGGCACATGAGCAGCTCTCAGGAGCTGCTGGGCGACGGGCCCCCTGGACCTGGCAGTCCCATGTCACGAAGCCAGGAGTACCTACTGGATGAGGGACTAGCTCCTGGAACCCCACCCAAGGAGGCCCGGCCTGGCCGCCATGGCCACAGCATCAAGAGGGCAAGTGTGCCTCCAGTGCCCGGCAAGCCAAGGCAGGTCCTTCCACCAGGCGCCAGCCACTTCACGCCTCCTCAAACTCCCACCAAAGCCCAGCCAGGCTCTCCCCAGGCCCTCGGGGGACCTCATGGTCCAGCCCCAGCCACGGCTAAGGTGAAGCCCACCCCACAGTTGCTGCCTCCAACGGAGCGACCCATGTCACCCCGCTCCCTGCCTCAGTCACCCACCCACCGTGGCTTTGCTTATGTGCTACCCCAGCCTGTGGAAGGGGAGGCAGGGCCAGCTGCTCCAGGGCCTGCACCCCCACCTATGCCAGCGACTGTGCCCACGCTGTGCCTACCCCCAGAGGCTGACTTGGAGCCAGGTCGGCCCAAGAAGCGTGCCCACAGCCTGAATCGTTACGCAGCATCTGACAGTGAGCCTGAGAGGGATGAGCTGCTAGTGCCCACTGCTGCTGGACCCTATGCCACAGTCCAGCGGCGAGTAGGCCGTAGTCACTCAGTGAGAGCACCTGCTGGCACTGACAAGAACGTCAACCGCAGCCAGTCATTTGCTGTGCGGCCCCGCAAGAAGGGACCCCCACCACCTCCACCCAAGCGCTCCAGCTCAGCCATGGCCAGTGCCAACTTGGCTGATGAGCCAGCTCCAGATGTTGAGATAGAAGATGGCCGACTGGGAGTCCGGGCACAGCGCCGGCGGGCCAGCGATCTAGCTGGCAGTGTGGACACAGGCAGTGCCGGCAGCGTGAAGAGCATTGCGGCCATGCTTGAGCTGTCTTCCATTGGGGGTGGGGGACGGGCTGCCAGAAGGCCACCTGAGGGCCACCCCACAGCTCGGCCTGCCAGTCCAGAGCCGGGCCGGGTGGCCACAGTGCTGGCCTCAGTGAAGCACAAAGAGGCCATTGGACCTGATGGTGAGGTGGTAAACAGGCGCCGCACACTCAGTGGGCCTGTCACTGGACTTTTGGCCACAGCCCGCAGAGGGCCAGGGGAGCCAGAAGATCAAGGCCACTTTGTGGAAGATGGTGCAGCCCGGCAGCGGCCTCGAGGTCCAGCCAAGGGTGAAACGAGTGTGGAGGGCCCACCACTGGCCAGAGTGGAGGCCAGTGCCACGCTCAAGAGGCGCATCCGGGCCAAGCAGAGTCAGCAGGAGAATGTCAAGTTCATCCTAACAGAGTCTGACACAGTCAAGCGCAGGCCCAAGGCCAAGGAAAGGGAAGCTGGGCCTGAGCCACCCCCACCACTGTCCGTGTACCAGAATGGCTCGGCCACCATGCGCCGCAGACCAGCTTCAGAGCAGGCTGGAGCCCCAGAGCTGCCCCCACCACCCCCACCTGCTGAACCCCCACCCACTGACTTGATGCACCtgcccccacttcccttgcccgaTAGTGATGCCCGGAAGCCGGCAAAGCCACCCGTCTCTCCCAAGCCTGTCTTGGCTCAGCCTGTGCCCAAGATCCAGGGCTCACCCACACCTGCCTCCAAGAAGGTGCCACTGCCAGGCCCTGGCAGCCCAG AGGTGAAGCGAGCCCACGGCACGCCTCCGCCTGTCTCCCCcaagccgccgccgccgcccacgGCGCCTAAACCCGCCAAGACCGCGGCGGGGCTACAGTCAGGCAGCGCCAGTCCATCGCCCGCGCCCTCGCCGGCGCGCCAGCCGCCAGCCGCCCTCGCAAAGCCGGCCAGCACGCCACCGTCACTGACCGCCAGCCCCGCCAAGCCTCCGTCCCCGGGTGCGCCCGCACTGCACGTGCCCACCAAGCCCCCGCGGGCCGCTGCCGCCGGTGCCGCCGGTGCCGCCGGTGCCGCCGGTGCCCCCATTGCCCCCGACGGCGCCTCGCCCGGGGACAGCGCGCGGCAGAAACTGGAGGAGACGAGCGCGTGCCTGGCCGCCGCGCTGCAGGCGGTGGAGGAGAAGATACGGCAGGAAGACGGGCAGGGCCCGCG CCCGTCCGCGGTGGCAGAGAAGAGCACCGGCAGCATCTTGGACGACATCGGCAGCATGTTCGACGACCTGGCCGACCAGCTGGACGCCATGCTGGAGTGA
- the Mlst8 gene encoding target of rapamycin complex subunit LST8 isoform X3: MNTSPGTVGSDPVILATAGYDHTVRFWQAHSGICTRTVQHQDSQVNALEITPDRSMIAAAGYQHIRMYDLNSNNPNPIISYDGVNKNIASVGFHEDGRWMYTGGEDCTARIWDLRSRNLQCQRIFQVNAPINCVCLHPNQAELIVGDQSGAIHIWDLKTDHNEQLIPEPEVSITSAHIDPDASYMAAVNSTGNCYVWNLTGGIGDEVTQLIPKTKIPAHTRYALQCRFSPDSTLLATCSADQTCKIWRTSNFSLMTELSIKSSNPGESSRGWMWGCAFSGDSQYIVTASSDNLARLWCVETGEIKREYGGHQKAVVCLAFNDSVLG; encoded by the exons ATGAACACATCCCCAGGCACAGTGGGCAGTGACCCAGTCATTTTGGCTACCGCGGGCTATGACCACACTGTGCGGTTCTGGCAGGCCCACAGTGGAATCTGCACTCGCACTGTGCAGCACCAGGACTCC CAGGTGAATGCATTGGAGATCACCCCAGATCGCAGCATGATTGCTGCTGCAG GTTACCAGCACATCCGCATGTATGATCTCAACTCCAATAACCCCAATCCCATCATCAGCTATGACGGAGTCAATAAGAACATAGCATCTGTGGGCTTTCATGAGGACGGCCGCTGGATGTACACAGGCGGGGAGGACTGTACAGCCCGAATCTGGGATCTCAG GTCTCGGAACCTGCAGTGCCAGCGGATCTTCCAGGTGAATGCACCCATTAACTGTGTGTGCCTGCATCCCAACCAG GCAGAGCTCATCGTGGGTGACCAGAGCGGTGCTATCCACATCTGGGATCTGAAAACAGATCACAATGAGCAGCTGATCCCTGAACCTGAGGTCTCCATCACATCTGCCCACATTGACCCTGATGCTAGCTACATGGCAGCAGTCAATAGCACT GGAAACTGTTACGTCTGGAATCTGACAGGGGGCATTGGTGATGAAGTGACCCAGCTTATCCCCAAGACCAAGATACCAGCTCATACACGCTATGCCCTGCAGTGCCGCTTTAGCCCTGATTCCAC GCTCCTTGCCACCTGCTCAGCTGACCAGACATGCAAGATTTGGAGGACATCCAATTTCTCCCTGATGACAGAGCTCAGCATCAAGAGCAGCAATCCTGGGGAGTCATCTCGAGGTTGGATGTGGGGCTGTGCCTTCTCAGGGGACTCTCAGTACATTGTTACAG CTTCCTCTGACAACCTGGCCCGGCTCTGGTGTGTGGAGACTGGAGAGATTAAGAGAGAGTATGGTGGCCACCAGAAAGCTGTCGTCTGTTTGGCGTTCAATGACAGTGTGCTTGGCTAG
- the Caskin1 gene encoding caskin-1 isoform X1, producing MGKEQELVQAVKAEDVGTAQRLLQRPRPGKAKLLGSTKKINVNFQDPDGFSALHHAALNGNTELITLLLEAQAAVDIKDNKGMRPLHYAAWQGRKEPMKLVLKAGSAVNIPSDEGHIPLHLAAQHGHYDVSEMLLQHQSNPCMVDNSGKTPLDLACEFGRVGVVQLLLSSNMCAALLEPRPGDTTDPNGTSPLHLAAKNGHIDIIRLLLQAGIDINRQTKSGTALHEAALCGKTEVVRLLLDSGINAQVRNTYSQTALDIVHQFTTSQASKEIKQLLREASAALQVRATKDYCNNYDLTSLNVKAGDIITVLEQHPDGRWKGCIHDNRTGNDRVGYFPSSLGEAIIKRAGSRAGSEPSPPQGGGSSGPSAPPEEIWVLRKPSAGGDRSGSLSSVAGSRGSGAHALHAGSEGVKLLATVLSQKPVSESSPGDSPIKPPEGSTGTTRSQPPAAHTGQVYGEQLPKKLEPASEGKSAEAVSQWLATFQLQLYAPNFTSAGYDLPTISRMTPEDLTAIGVTKPGHRKKITAEISGLSIPDWLPEHKPANLAVWLSMIGLAQYYKVLVDNGYENIDFITDITWEDLQEIGITKLGHQKKLMLAVRKLAELQKAEYAKYEGGPLRRKAPQSLETMAIESPPPPEPAPADCQSPKMTTFQDSELSGELQAAMTGPTEVGAAAAEKPSNHLPPTPRATVRQEPSLGGRARHMSSSQELLGDGPPGPGSPMSRSQEYLLDEGLAPGTPPKEARPGRHGHSIKRASVPPVPGKPRQVLPPGASHFTPPQTPTKAQPGSPQALGGPHGPAPATAKVKPTPQLLPPTERPMSPRSLPQSPTHRGFAYVLPQPVEGEAGPAAPGPAPPPMPATVPTLCLPPEADLEPGRPKKRAHSLNRYAASDSEPERDELLVPTAAGPYATVQRRVGRSHSVRAPAGTDKNVNRSQSFAVRPRKKGPPPPPPKRSSSAMASANLADEPAPDVEIEDGRLGVRAQRRRASDLAGSVDTGSAGSVKSIAAMLELSSIGGGGRAARRPPEGHPTARPASPEPGRVATVLASVKHKEAIGPDGEVVNRRRTLSGPVTGLLATARRGPGEPEDQGHFVEDGAARQRPRGPAKGETSVEGPPLARVEASATLKRRIRAKQSQQENVKFILTESDTVKRRPKAKEREAGPEPPPPLSVYQNGSATMRRRPASEQAGAPELPPPPPPAEPPPTDLMHLPPLPLPDSDARKPAKPPVSPKPVLAQPVPKIQGSPTPASKKVPLPGPGSPEVKRAHGTPPPVSPKPPPPPTAPKPAKTAAGLQSGSASPSPAPSPARQPPAALAKPASTPPSLTASPAKPPSPGAPALHVPTKPPRAAAAGAAGAAGAAGAPIAPDGASPGDSARQKLEETSACLAAALQAVEEKIRQEDGQGPRPSAVAEKSTGSILDDIGSMFDDLADQLDAMLE from the exons ATGGGGAAGGAGCAGGAGCTGGTGCAGGCGGTGAAGGCGGAGGACGTGGGGACCGCGCAGAGGCTGCTGCAGAGGCCGCGGCCGGGGAAGGCCA AACTCCTAGGATCCACCAAGAAGATCAATGTCAACTTCCAGGATCCAGATGG CTTCTCAGCCCTGCACCATGCAGCCCTGAATGGCAACACAGAACTAATCACCCTGCTGCTGGAGGCTCAGGCTGCTGTGGACATCAAGGACAACAAAG GCATGCGGCCTTTGCACTATGCAGCCTGGCAAGGCCGGAAGGAGCCCATGAAACTGGTGCTGAAGGCAGGCTCGGCGGTGAACATCCCATCTGATGAGGGCCACATCCCCCTGCACCTGGCGGCCCAGCACGGTCATTATGATGTG TCAGAGATGCTGCTGCAGCACCAATCCAACCCATGCATGGTAGACAACTCTGGGAAGACGCCCCTGGACCTGGCCTGTGAGTTCGGCCGTGTTGGG GTGGTCCAGCTGCTCCTGAGCAGCAATATGTGTGCGGCCTTGCTGGAGCCCCGCCCAGGAGACACCACTGACCCCAACGGCACCAGCCCCCTGCACCTCGCAGCCAAGAATGGCCACATTGACATCATCAG ACTCCTCCTCCAAGCCGGCATTGACATTAACCGCCAGACCAAGTCTGGCACAGCCCTGCACGAGGCTGCACTCTGTGGGAAGACGGAAGTTGTTCGACTGCTATTGGAT AGCGGGATCAATGCCCAGGTGAGGAACACCTATAGCCAGACGGCACTGGACATTGTGCATCAGTTCACCACATCCCAGGCCAGCAAGGAGATCAAGCAGCTGCTGCGAG AGGCTTCGGCAGCCCTGCAGGTCCGGGCGACCAAGGATTATTGCAACAATTATGATCTGACCAGCCTCAACGTGAAGGCCGGGGACATCATCACA GTCCTGGAGCAGCATCCAGATGGCCGGTGGAAGGGCTGTATTCATGACAACAGAACAGGCAATGACCGAGTGGGCTACTTCCCTTCCTCTTTGGGTGAGGCTATCATCAAGCGAGCAG GTTCCCGAGCAGGCAGTGAGCCAAGCCCACCCCAGGGAGGTGGCTCGTCAGGGCCCTCTGCACCCCCAGAGGAGATCTGGGTGCTAAGGAAGCCTTCTGCAG GTGGTGACCGCAGTGGCAGCTTGAGCAGTGTGGCTGGTAGCCGAGGCAGTGGAGCTCATGCCCTGCATGCAGGCTCTGAAGGGGTCAAG CTCCTGGCAACTGTGCTTTCCCAGAAGCCTGTCTCTGAGTCCAGCCCAGGGGATAGCCCCATCAAGCCTCCAGAGGGCTCTAcag GTACTACCCGGTCCCAACCTCCAGCAGCCCACACTGGGCAAGTCTACGGGGAGCAGCTGCCCAAGAAGCTGGAGCCTGCCTCAGAGGGCAAG AGTGCGGAGGCAGTGAGCCAGTGGCTAGCCACATTTCAGCTCCAGCTCTACGCCCCCAACTTCACCAGCGCCGGCTACGACCTGCCCACCATCAGCCGCATGACTCCTGAG GACCTCACGGCCATTGGTGTCACTAAGCCAGGCCACCGGAAGAAGATCACAGCAGAGATCAGCGGCCTGAGCATCCCTGACTGGCTGCCTGAACACAAACCT GCTAACCTGGCTGTGTGGCTGTCCATGATTGGCCTGGCCCAGTACTACAAGGTGCTGGTGGACAACGGCTATGAGAACATTGACTTCATCACTGACATCACCTGGGAGGACCTGCAGGAGATTGGCATCACCAAGCTCG GACACCAGAAGAAGTTGATGCTGGCAGTGAGGAAGCTGGCAGAGCTGCAGAAAGCAGAATACGCCAAGTATGAGGGAGGACCTCTGCGCCGGAAGGCACCCCAGTCACTTGAAACGATGGCCATTGAGTCACCGCCCCCACCTGAGCCTGCCCCAGCTGACTGCCAGTCTCCTAAGATGACCACTTTTCAAGACAGTGAGCTCAGTGGTGAGCTGCAGGCAGCCATGACTGGCCCAACAGAGGTGGGTGCCGCTGCTGCTGAGAAGCCCTCCAACCACCTGCCGCCCACCCCAAGAGCTACCGTGCGGCAGGAGCCCAGCTTGGGTGGAAGGGCTCGGCACATGAGCAGCTCTCAGGAGCTGCTGGGCGACGGGCCCCCTGGACCTGGCAGTCCCATGTCACGAAGCCAGGAGTACCTACTGGATGAGGGACTAGCTCCTGGAACCCCACCCAAGGAGGCCCGGCCTGGCCGCCATGGCCACAGCATCAAGAGGGCAAGTGTGCCTCCAGTGCCCGGCAAGCCAAGGCAGGTCCTTCCACCAGGCGCCAGCCACTTCACGCCTCCTCAAACTCCCACCAAAGCCCAGCCAGGCTCTCCCCAGGCCCTCGGGGGACCTCATGGTCCAGCCCCAGCCACGGCTAAGGTGAAGCCCACCCCACAGTTGCTGCCTCCAACGGAGCGACCCATGTCACCCCGCTCCCTGCCTCAGTCACCCACCCACCGTGGCTTTGCTTATGTGCTACCCCAGCCTGTGGAAGGGGAGGCAGGGCCAGCTGCTCCAGGGCCTGCACCCCCACCTATGCCAGCGACTGTGCCCACGCTGTGCCTACCCCCAGAGGCTGACTTGGAGCCAGGTCGGCCCAAGAAGCGTGCCCACAGCCTGAATCGTTACGCAGCATCTGACAGTGAGCCTGAGAGGGATGAGCTGCTAGTGCCCACTGCTGCTGGACCCTATGCCACAGTCCAGCGGCGAGTAGGCCGTAGTCACTCAGTGAGAGCACCTGCTGGCACTGACAAGAACGTCAACCGCAGCCAGTCATTTGCTGTGCGGCCCCGCAAGAAGGGACCCCCACCACCTCCACCCAAGCGCTCCAGCTCAGCCATGGCCAGTGCCAACTTGGCTGATGAGCCAGCTCCAGATGTTGAGATAGAAGATGGCCGACTGGGAGTCCGGGCACAGCGCCGGCGGGCCAGCGATCTAGCTGGCAGTGTGGACACAGGCAGTGCCGGCAGCGTGAAGAGCATTGCGGCCATGCTTGAGCTGTCTTCCATTGGGGGTGGGGGACGGGCTGCCAGAAGGCCACCTGAGGGCCACCCCACAGCTCGGCCTGCCAGTCCAGAGCCGGGCCGGGTGGCCACAGTGCTGGCCTCAGTGAAGCACAAAGAGGCCATTGGACCTGATGGTGAGGTGGTAAACAGGCGCCGCACACTCAGTGGGCCTGTCACTGGACTTTTGGCCACAGCCCGCAGAGGGCCAGGGGAGCCAGAAGATCAAGGCCACTTTGTGGAAGATGGTGCAGCCCGGCAGCGGCCTCGAGGTCCAGCCAAGGGTGAAACGAGTGTGGAGGGCCCACCACTGGCCAGAGTGGAGGCCAGTGCCACGCTCAAGAGGCGCATCCGGGCCAAGCAGAGTCAGCAGGAGAATGTCAAGTTCATCCTAACAGAGTCTGACACAGTCAAGCGCAGGCCCAAGGCCAAGGAAAGGGAAGCTGGGCCTGAGCCACCCCCACCACTGTCCGTGTACCAGAATGGCTCGGCCACCATGCGCCGCAGACCAGCTTCAGAGCAGGCTGGAGCCCCAGAGCTGCCCCCACCACCCCCACCTGCTGAACCCCCACCCACTGACTTGATGCACCtgcccccacttcccttgcccgaTAGTGATGCCCGGAAGCCGGCAAAGCCACCCGTCTCTCCCAAGCCTGTCTTGGCTCAGCCTGTGCCCAAGATCCAGGGCTCACCCACACCTGCCTCCAAGAAGGTGCCACTGCCAGGCCCTGGCAGCCCAG AGGTGAAGCGAGCCCACGGCACGCCTCCGCCTGTCTCCCCcaagccgccgccgccgcccacgGCGCCTAAACCCGCCAAGACCGCGGCGGGGCTACAGTCAGGCAGCGCCAGTCCATCGCCCGCGCCCTCGCCGGCGCGCCAGCCGCCAGCCGCCCTCGCAAAGCCGGCCAGCACGCCACCGTCACTGACCGCCAGCCCCGCCAAGCCTCCGTCCCCGGGTGCGCCCGCACTGCACGTGCCCACCAAGCCCCCGCGGGCCGCTGCCGCCGGTGCCGCCGGTGCCGCCGGTGCCGCCGGTGCCCCCATTGCCCCCGACGGCGCCTCGCCCGGGGACAGCGCGCGGCAGAAACTGGAGGAGACGAGCGCGTGCCTGGCCGCCGCGCTGCAGGCGGTGGAGGAGAAGATACGGCAGGAAGACGGGCAGGGCCCGCG CCCGTCCGCGGTGGCAGAGAAGAGCACCGGCAGCATCTTGGACGACATCGGCAGCATGTTCGACGACCTGGCCGACCAGCTGGACGCCATGCTGGAGTGA